The DNA region CATCCCTCTAATACcttaatactttgttttttcccttcagGATGTCCATTTATGTAATCTGTACACAAGCTTTCACCGATCAATACTATCTAACCCACTGAAGCATACTGTTTTACAACAATCCCAATGGTATGAGATGTGctttgtataaataaaacataaaggaATCGCAACATTCCCTGctataaatattttatgaacAGCTGACGCACAACAGGAAGAATCTGAACTCTTCCTTCTCAGAGGTAAAGTGGGGTCTGAGCTGGGCCTGAATCAACAGCTCCCACCTTCTCACCTGTTCTCTTGAGGTGAAACCAGACCTCGCGGAGGCTCCACACCATGTGtttgagctgcagcaggaacgAGAACAGACGGTTGTACTTGTTCATGCAGCTGtcggtgatgatgatgttcaaCGGCCAGTCCACCTGGGAGATGACACgaagggaaagagacagaggcgccggcggggggggggggcagaggcgTGAGTGTGAAGGTGTGAGAGCAAGTGAGTGTGAAAGAAAGCAAAGGAAAGagagtataaaaaaaaaaaaaaaaggtaaagggAGAGTGACGGATGAGgcgagaggaggggaagagaaaggtGTGAGTACAGAGACGTTGATAAAGGAGGTGAGAGGATTGTGAAGGGAAGATAGATTGGTGAGAGATGGGGGgtagatgaggaagaggaagaagaatgggGGAAAAAGATATATGGGGCGAGAAAGAGCGAAGTAATATACATGAAGCAAAAGATAAAGATACGgaaagtgagggagggagattAAGGAAAGGTACAAAATGGAGAttcagcaggagaggaaacaggagggaagagggaatCATGAGAGATACATGAGGGTGAAGAACAAAGAACAAGAGCAGAGGACAATATGTGCAGCATTAGTCACCGTGCATGTCATCCACAAGACCCAACTCCAATCAATCTATGAGGTTCAACCATGTAAGTGCGTGATAAGCTAATTTTCCACACCCAGAGCAGTTTGTCAAAACATGACAGGTTGTCACATCCAAGCTGCCACTCATGCAGAGACAAGCACACCCACGCAAGCGTACACACTCTGTTACTCAGtccattaaaaaacacactgcctCACCTTGTAGCGCAGCTCCAGACAGTTGAGAGAATCAGGGGCGTGCGGGTGGAAGGTCTCTGGGAGAAAGCGCAAGGCGAAGGTGAAGTTGCCAGCTAAAGGGGTGTCTCCATGTAAGCTGTACTGCAGGGCCTTACTGAGGATGGAGTTTAGGACCAGGGGGGTCAGCAGCTCGCCAGGAGTTTGGCCACTGCCCAGCTGGGTGGAGGAGACATCggttaaataaatacacaaaaggTCAAACATGGATAACTACCCATACCTCTACACCTGTTGTTTCAAATGTGCTATCAAGGTTTTCATTCCAAACAAACACTACAGGTAGCTGATTACAATGATTAGCTCGCTTTCCGGTTGAAGGTGTGCTAATCAGTGAACTCAGCTGGAACAAAAACCTTCTGTCTCATGGGCCTCAAGAGACAGATATACATGAATGTTTCTGCAGAACAGCACCGAGATGTTAGCAATGGCTGTGCTTGTTATTTTCACGCCAGGAAGCTAACAGAAGTAGTCTAGGAATCTAGCAGTGACACATCATGTGCTGCAAAACAGGCAGGGAGAGACATCACATGTAAAATACAagtttaaagcagctataatctatattttgaaattgtgaaaacaatgtgacaatgaaCGGGGTCGTTTGTAGTGAttaacctacagagaattatcacctgaatctgcagctcctcatAGTCATtttcagccgcagcaggcagctgttttcagtggaaaagctcTAATAATCCACTGttcactacctgctcagcaccacatggcagacagacacagttagttCAGCAGcgaaagagccagatatttccctcaggagttggtaaaGTCTAAAAGTAGAGCCATAagtgagtgaatattggacatatATAGATAATATTGCCTCGAGTTCTTGATTAGCGatatttgcttatttacacatccaacaacttcaaaatcattcatttccatGTGACAAaagtaagtccaatattcactcatCTTTTAGCTCTGTCATCTCCACCAAATCCTGAGGAGTTAgctactaaatgctccactctAACGAAGTAGAGTACAGTCGGTTTTTAgatgcctgctgctgctgaaaatgagaGCGGAgagagtgaaccacaacagtTAAGTTACAGGCCGtacaccaaaacaatgactttaAAAAGGCAGTGAAAAGCTCCATTAGGAACTGCAGGGTTGGTGATaatcctctgtgggtttgtcacaaCGAGCAACCCCCTTTGCATTACACATAGTAATTGAatccattattaatataaaaaatattgattagagcagctttcaGAATGCTCAGTTTTGCTTGTATATTTCACAACAGCAATCCCTTTTTGAGAAGCTGTATGCGATATAACTGCAATACACACGGGCTCTATGATACTATATTACATTTTGCAGGAGAAAATATGAACCCTCACACAAGAGTCATGTAACTTCTTCTCGAGAACTGCCGTCCAACTGTGGCTCATATATTTCTAAATAATGACTAATTGTGTACTCAAACTTTGGTGTACGTCTGTACATTCAGCGCGTACTTAGTAGTTTCGTTTGCAAGGTTACCCATGCCCGCTCTCAGATGGGTTTCCCCAGGCTAAGAGcagataataataaacacatgcagttCTGATGAGTcaaaaaacagaactaaaattAACTGTGAAATATGCCACAATacccccttctgttcctgagttatggtgttgaataatggccaaaaaagtgtttttccaagacattgtgatgtcacagtgacgttgacctttgaccttttgggaaAGAAAtgccattaaacatctgtgtgaaattttgtcataAGTActgcatcaattcttgagttatggccaaaaaaacgtgtttgtcaaggtcattttgaggtcacaatgacctttgagtCGAGTGTCATCAATTcattgtccgaccaactgtgaaatatcaTCAATTATTGAGTGatggccaaaaatgtgttttgtgagataaaagtgacctttgaccaccgaattctaatcagttcatctcTGAGTCCAAGaggacgtttgtgccaaatttgaagaaactCCCTCAAGGTGCTCCTGAGATATCGCGTTCACGAGACAGGGATGGTCGGTCGGACAACCCAAAACCATAATGCCTCTTGCCACGGCTATCGCCAGTGCAGAGGGATAAAAAGAGTTTGTTTCAACTGTATTACATTCAAAGTGAGACCAGGACATTTGGTCTAGTTCCAAGATGTAATTTTTGTCCTCTCCTAGAGGTAACAACCTGAAGAAAAACACCATATATCACCCTGTTTTGAATCTGCATAAAGATGACAGCAAGACTTGTGAAAGAGCTTCACCTTTTCAAAGAGCAGATCGCTGAGGGACTGAGCGAACTCGCCGTCCTCCATCAGCAGGAAGTGGCGCAGCGCTTCAAAATGTCTTTCCACCCCCAACTCCACAAAGAAGTAGTCCACCACGGCCTTGTTCACCAAAGATACACTGGAGATGGAagggaggggatggaggagaggatgacCAAAATAAGGAGAGAAAAGTTTTGACACAAGAATCAGGACTGAAAATGATGCTGACTAGCAAATTTGATACAGGTTGTGAGGATGATAGACATCAGCTCTGTCTTTTTCCACTTCTTTGGACGGCTTCCTCCATCCCATTACTATAAATTATTCCTGGGCAATTCACATTTATATAACAGTGGGGTTTAGGGAGGGTTCTCTTTAAGTGAAAAGTCAGCAgggaggagataaaaaaaaagagttgaaaATCTCTGGCAAACTCCACCACATCATCTAAGCATGggataaaaatgtgttaataaaaATTTAGAGATATGCATTCCAAAGCTATATATACTGCACCCCCTCTGTGTGCAGAGAGGCATGAGAAAGCTATTTCTTTACACACAAAGGCTAAACTGCACAGTGTGCAGAAACATCGTAGGTGAAGACTGACAAGCTGTCTGGAATTCTGATGGAAtttcaaacagaaaaaggaTCCTTCACAGATGGAAGGTAATAAGAATTTAAATTGTTCCTCCAGTGCCGAATGTGCACTCAACTACAGAGTGGCCTGAAGCAGAAAAATGACAAGAGATCAGTGAAAACCTCACAGCTGCATTCCTCTTAAACATAGGATCAGGCTTTATAGGTAAAATAATAATAcgtttttcactcaaaactctcatactcataaaacacacttttaaacaATAGCTTGTAATGTGATGTTTTGAATCCCTCTCCAACACAAAACAGACCCTCCCCTCCTGCAGCTTTCTTTCAGTCAGACACTCACTGTGTGATGAGCGGGGTGGTGACAGAGTGTTTTATCAGAACTGGCAGGGAAACCATCTCGCTGAGTTGGACAGCAGTGGTGTCGGTGGCTCTGCGGAGTGTGGGGTCCATGGGAAGGCCCCAGGGGCCCCGAGTTACCTGCTTCAGCAGCTGACACTCGGGGGACGAAGCTGTGTGAGGAGGACATGACGGGCATGTTGCTGAATAAATATTGCTCTCACAACTGCAGAAAACCGTGTTGTTAAATAGTGCAAAGAGGATGTAGAGTcgaatgaaacagaaacagaagtcaaaTAATTACAACTGAAACAATCaatcgatcaacagaaaatgaagagcAAACTATTAGTCGTTTAAGTAattttgtaaagtaaaaatgcCACCAAGTCTCTGTTCCactttctcaaatgttaaatattcacTGGTTTTCTTGTCTTCGGATATTAAACTCaatatcttcaggtttttgATTGACAGTCAGACAAAACCAGACACTTGAATATGTGAACTTGGACTTAATACTATTTTCTAAAATGCTAAgaactaaatgattaatcaattaattgaaaaaataatgaactgattaattgaaaataaaagttattgtTAGTCACAGCCCTAAAAATAACGTCTTAAAATGAATAGTATTTACTGCAGGTTGATTTCATTAACTATAACTATATGAACTATAAGTTTTTCcagttattttgtccactctaTATTTATGGTAATACTCCTCCCTGAATAATTATGGCTCCTGACTTTGATCAGTAGTGTGGAAAATGTATTCGGCTGAGCAGATTCTGATTGATCCCATGGAGACACTAGAAGCTGGGTTGAATAATAGCAGCATGACTGAACTACAaaagcaaagtgaaaaaaacaggatGCTACTTCAACGGGTCATGATGCACCCCACCCAAACATAAACCAGGCTTAATACCCTCATGAAATATCACTGCTTTTTATGCAACCTCTGTGCCTGCTGATGGAGTAAATATTTAACAGCCTCTGGAAATACATCACTCctgaacatgttttaatttacaTGAAGTAAGCTCCACTGCTGAAAGGtgtatcattttcatttcaatgcaATTTGACATGACGTTTTCTCGTACTTTAAAttatgtttcttcttttctcaaTAAGTTATTTCAGAGACATCAGGGAGTAAGCGggctgcacatactgtacaactcacctttgacctttgtaGATATGCTCATGttcttcaattaaaaaaactTTAAGACGAAATTCTACTTTCAGAAGATCAAGTGAGTTTAATTTTTAACTAGATTTGTACTGTAGCGTAGAACCCTACATGTTAATAAAAGAATGGGTTTGGCTTTTAGTTTCAGGTGCTCCACAATTTAGTCTCAAATCATTTCTGTCCATAAGCAAAGGCAGCAGTCTTGGCAGAATTATTGATTTCAATTCCTTGCTTCGGCTAGAATGCAGAACTTACTTTAATTCGGTTGTGTTGTGAAATTAGCATGCACAGATCTTAATTTAGTTTGTGATACTATTACCATAACTGTTCTTAACTAACTGCATTCATATTTAAAAGTTTTCTGTTATTCTATATAACTCCACGTCCTCTCCTACAGAGCTAAAATATGGAGTTCCTCAAGATTCTGTTTTGGATCTACTTCTGTTTTCTATTCAGATGCTCCATTTTGGCAATTATTTGTAGTTACATTGTCTCTCTTATCTGCCATGCTCATGAAAGCCAAATATATGTACGTGTAGATGCCTGTGAATAAATCacctttttttctcagcagaaTAGTCTGACTGACATCAAACAACAAATGGTTGTCCATATGAACGAGAACAAATGTGAAACGGTTTCAATTTGGCCACTGTGTGCCTGTTGCAGTTTGTTTCCCCAAGTACAAAatagctttgtgttttgtgtaccTTGTGGTACGTGttattaaaattgttttaaTACAACAATGACGCCTGAGCAGGCAAGGCTGATTGGCATTAAgacacactacactacacaatAGTTTTTGACCCCAATAAAAATTCTGAAGTCAAATACTAAAGGTTCAATTGTATTTTGTCAACTGAGAACTACactacactcagttgccagtttattaggtccaTCTATCTAAAACTAAAGtaatctaatacaacagtcctgcaataaatcctccatTCATGAAGGTTACAATGTTCAAACTAGACACCATTGTGTCTAGAATTGTTGTCAAATTCTCCTTAGCATGTACACAAATACTCATCTTGAACATCACATTGCCCACATTAACTATGGCCAAAGATTAATGGCTCCTTTGGCACAGTCATATGTTTTCAACTAACCCATTAAGTTGTAGCAGTCTTCGTAGTATTCCACCTGGTACTGAGCACACAGAGCCAAGAGGTATTCCTGCTCAGACTTTTCTCCAGGGGTCAAACCAAAGCCGGCTGCCCAGGACGCCGTGCTCTCAACCAGCTGCTCACCAGGACGGTCCGACTTATAATCTGAAGCAAGATATAAAACAACAGAACCCAATTTACAGAGACATCTTCATTTGTTACGCACAATTCTTAACAGCAGAGGGTCAGagcaaaaaaagattttatatatttatcttttatattttatcttcTTTAAATCTGGAAACATATTTAGggttttcagatttttcaatGCAAAGGCAGAATCAGTGTGGTACAATTAAACAGTTATTAGTGTCCATGCAAATATCAAACCAGGCTTTATATGAAAATACTAGAGTGAAGACAGTATAAAAAAGGTGTATTATACTGAAGCCCAAAGGCCGCTGACAAcaatttgaatatgaaaaaaatgaacatgaatatTATAATTCTAGATGAAATTttggaggaaacaaaacaaacagactaacGAAAAGCCCAACATGGAGAGGATTTGAATGGAAGGTCAAAATTTCTAaaactcattttctgtcaaaatatAATGATTCACCTGGGGTTGTGGCTTGGTAGGGGACTTTTACCCATATATTTTGGGACTGCCCAAAACCTACAGTATTGCCCTTTAATTCGTTACATCCTACCTGACAATAATCTAATCTGttaaggaggagaaaaaaaaaggaaaaagatcaCAGTCTCCTGATCAAAGCCACAACCTCAAAATAttgcacagaggagagaaataatTAATTTAGTTTGAAAATAGAAGTATTTATGAAGAACTATGTACTTCAGAGTAAAAacatcaattttttttttctttatgtctaTGTTTTTTAGGTGTTCTGTTGTGTCTTGAATTGAcgcagttaaaaaaaaaagaaaatatgagcGAGTTTATTGATTTGGATTacatttgcatcaaagatcatAACATCTTATACTATGCTTACGAAGCGGCACTTCAGTGCACTCACTGCAGACTGTGTATCACTTAATATTATTCATTACCTTTACCATCTTCgttgtcttctgtcttctgcTGATTTCCACCGCCTTTGCCCTTCACTATGCATCCAACTGCAAGTGAAGAATCCGATGAGTGGCCGTAAGTGCTGCCTGGTAGTCCAGAGGGTTCTGGCTCCATCCCCAACACCACACAACCCACCCCCAGCGTTGAATCAGAGGAGTGGCCGTAGGCACTGCCAGGTAGTGGTGATGGAAGTGGCTCAGTTTTGGACACAATACATCCGATGCCTAAATTTGAGTCTGAAGAATGACCATAGGCACTGCCAGATAGAGAACGTTTGGGTTCGTCTCCTGAAACGACACATCCAGTACCCAACGCTGAGTCTGAGGAGTGACCATAAGAGCTTCCAGGTAGAGCAGAAATGGCGGGTTCAGTTCCAGATACAGCACAGCCTGGTTGAAGGGTGCAGTCTGAGGCATGCCCATGTTTACTCCAACGAAGTCTTGCTTCAGGTATGTTGGACACAAACTCGCCCACTTTTATATTAGCATCAGAGGAGTGACCATGGATGCTGGGAGAAGGAAGTGGTGCAACAACATCTGAGACATTTTCTCCAACTTTAATGTGGGCATCTGAACTGTGACCATGAACGTTGGGGGAGGGCAGAGGGGCAACTACATCTGAAACATGCTCGCCAACTCTGATGTGGGCATCTGAGACATGACCGTGGATATTTGCAGTAGCAAGTGGAGCGACAACCTCTGAAACGTTTTCTCCAACTTTAATATGAGCATCAGAGGAGTGACCATGAACATCGGAGGAATGTAGAGGAGCATCAACGTCCGAAACATGTTCTCCAATCTTGATGTGTGAATCTGAGGCATGACCGTAGACGTTAGGGGACAGAAGAGGAGCAGTTACCTCTGATACAAACTGTCCAACCTTTATGTGAGCATTAGAGGAATGTCCATGGAAGCTAGGTGAAGGCTGCGGGGCAGTAGCATCTGAAACCAGCGCTCCAGCTTTTAGGTGTGCACTGGAGACATGAATGTTTGGCAAAGAAATATTTTCACCAGCTTTATCTTGAGCATCTGAGCTGTGGTCTTGAGTGCTTGCAACAGGTGGTTCAATCCCACCACAGTCAGAAAGACTTGACACTACTTTGTGATGGGAAGGGGCAGTATCAACAACGTCTTTTGTAGCCTCATCAGATTTATCCTTGTCTTCATTAGCCTCTGCTTTACTTTCCAAATTCCTAATTTCAGTCTTCTGTTCTATCATAGATTCAACTTCCGCCTGCATGTTGTCTGTCATTGAGCCACTCCCATCTACTAGCTGCACTGAGGCGTGAGATGGATGTCCATAAACGCTTGCTTTTGATGTATTTTGGGGCTCCTCTAGGGTGTATTGGCCTAGAGGAAAGCTGGATTTGGAGGCTTGGCCAAAGGGGCTGGCTTTGGGTAGAGTGTCCTGGACTTGAGACATGTTCTCTCCTATGGGGatgtgagaaaaagaggggtGGTTTTGTATCAAGTCAGGCTGGACTGCAGGTCCCCAACGAGGCCGGGGCTGGGCTGAGGCTTGGCCAGTGATACCCTCAAGTGGACTAAAGGGGGCACTGAAGTCATAGTCTACTAGTTGCGCTGTAGGACACACTTCAGGTAGGTCCGAGCCAATCTCCTGTAGGGCCATGTCCACCTGCTGACTGTCAGGATTTGGTAATTTAGGGAGAAAATCATTGATGTCAATGTCCTCAGAGATGAGGGCAGGGTCTACTGTAAGGGGGGTGAGGGTGGGTCGGGGAGATGAGTCAGGTGGAGGTGATACAGCATCAGATTCTTGAGTCTTGGCTGGTTGTTGTTCAGACGGATCCTGAGTGGGAGATTCCTGTAAAGAGAAATACTCCTGATGATGTCTACAGCACACACTTTCGAAGAGCATAATTAAGTGGAAAGAAGAGGGGATTAATGCCAAAAACCAGTGTGTTGTCATACCAGTGTTGGTTGTGCTACAGTCTGTTGTGCTGAGGGAACAGATGGCAGCACTTCCATGGGGGGTCTTCCCTGGCCTAAAGGATATTTCTCTAGTATTGCCTGGAAAGAAGTCATGAGAGCTTTGGTTAAAATTAccttgtcctctgtgtgtgtgttttctatgttAATGTATTACAAACCTGAGTCTGCTGCCCGTCATGCATGAAGAACTGTGCCCGTGCTTCGTCAAGTCTCATTCGTTGCACCCGCCACATGGCCCGCCTCTCTCTGCGAGCTGCTTCCTCTGACAGACGGCTGTACTGAGCAATCAGCTCCTTCCTACAAATTGAGTGTAATGACACAATTACAAGTTTATCCAAAGCAACTTGCAGTAAATGCATGTCTAGGAAAGTGTTAATGTcatgtagagctgcaacaattattttcattgattaatctacagattattttcttgattaatcaatgaatcatttggtCTAAAAGGAAggtgagaagataaataaataaatgtccatcACAACGTCAGAGTCAAAGGGTATGTCTCCAAATGTCCCTAACCCCTTTTTGcttgaccaacagttcaaagtCTAAAGATATTCAGCTTACAATCATAGAAGACTAAGGAAATCagcaaatattgaaaaatgaacAAGCTGGAACTAAATAATTTTTCAGTCACCAGGTAGCTTTGCTCCAGTTAGCTTCATATTAGTACTCAACTTAGATCAGGACAgcaaaatattaatattcacTACTCTTCCTAAACACAGATGAGCTgatataatacaaaaatatataaaacataatccACAATGTACTATAAATAATATGTATTATTTGTACACTGAATAAGTCATCATATTTAAATTTGAGTGCACATCATCCTGCAGTCAGTGGTCTTTCTACTCCGGGAATTGTCAGCCACTTTAATGATGtataatcgattaatcagtAAAGGCCTGCAGAACATAAAATCCATGTTTTTCCCTCAATGGAAGCcttattttcacaatttctaTCCAATATTTTTTACGGCACATCCCAAATAATAAAGGTATTTAAATCTTGAAACCTTGCAACAAATAATACAGGCAGGAATGGTAAAAGAAGCCACTGTGAACTAGTCAGGTGAAAAAGCTGTGGGGGACAAGCGCTTACTTCAATTTTGGTAAACTCTGACCTCCAACACCTCATCAAACTAACTAGCAACATTAAGACCTCTAATGGAAATCCACGTGTGCCGTGCTCCCATTAAAGGCTCTGATCACATTTGCTGTGGCATCACGTGGTAATCCCAACTGCAAGGAAATTCGGCCGCTGAAATATCGCACACAGATGGAACTGATGCCCCATCATGTCACAAAGTCAGTTAATATATTGTAGATCAAATAAAATCTTAACAGagattaatcaatcatcaataaaacattaacatctcTGGTAGCAGCTGTAAAAACAGTCAGACCTGGCTCTCTGCTCCAGTTGCTCCTCCAGGGCTTGtagtctcttctctctgtctctcagctctctgGCAAAGCTGaagtcatcctcctcctgcttcttcttgGCTGCACTTCGCCACTggtgccaaacacacacaaacacatatatatatatatatatatatatatacacatatatcaTTGCTCTCAGCTTCTAAAATGGGTATCAAAAGCCGTGGGTAAAATGCCATACATTTTACTCATGGTGTTTttccatgatttttttttttttccttatcatACATTTCTGACCTGTAAGATGTGTCAGATCAGAAATGTGGATAAATGTAGTGGTGGAGTAATACTCAGCCTTAGACATTATAAAGTTGCTACAGTCAagattatatgttaaaaaacaaaatgtagcaccatcag from Enoplosus armatus isolate fEnoArm2 chromosome 6, fEnoArm2.hap1, whole genome shotgun sequence includes:
- the tubgcp6 gene encoding gamma-tubulin complex component 6, which gives rise to MDPSPNNPMKPICNSSSITELLGALCDSSLSGVSWKRRALGGVSREGFRRALKKCAYGALLSKLFQDGTKGSASGPSATANTPPRNKVLMICFDLRVAGCREEAERLEEQLGRLPEGASSGLKEVDAVLELLVHLAGSAPPPPTSFSRDYMRRERPVLRRPRPWGYQSEELQRLEARAWGLVCGEEWGTLESLCGTQRLMDAPPGTGLLALRTKLEAEERFERETRLTLFGALQHTRTSDIDIRLDLPPVPSNIDVTGLAIRVPSCLDQSEDEGFQSASNLTPDSQSEPSPIPDFDIWEAVRSFEPGRRRCWESVGCPPGKRESLYLTEGGREAFDQLYRLWEGEMRVVSTTTPSPLLPLPLDSQTQLVSDLLNVLIGVASTTFPLNQSVQFDVRPGVCVSGASPESVSRLLGELAQYGTYYLRLSRFSLQSADKKGLVFQAFTGGLRKYLHYYRACVLSTPPILSLLTIGFLFRKVGRQLRYLSELCCVDGPLGAGQATFPVGVKLLSYLYNEAQNNCSNENYPVLLSLLKSSCEPYTRFVSDWVYSGVFRDVYGEFMIQVNEDYLGFRDKHFWVQGYTLISKDVEDCVPIFLRHIGNDVYVCGKTINLLKICCPQHYICWSELPVPRIAVTFSIQEVEEIERDCAVYRGRMERVAKHSAISREEQAQRAEQARQELINQVRDSAAKTLESIRGRQVSQRLAEEAKKRERFEELKQHLEQEQEWRSAAKKKQEEDDFSFARELRDREKRLQALEEQLEQRARKELIAQYSRLSEEAARRERRAMWRVQRMRLDEARAQFFMHDGQQTQAILEKYPLGQGRPPMEVLPSVPSAQQTVAQPTLESPTQDPSEQQPAKTQESDAVSPPPDSSPRPTLTPLTVDPALISEDIDINDFLPKLPNPDSQQVDMALQEIGSDLPEVCPTAQLVDYDFSAPFSPLEGITGQASAQPRPRWGPAVQPDLIQNHPSFSHIPIGENMSQVQDTLPKASPFGQASKSSFPLGQYTLEEPQNTSKASVYGHPSHASVQLVDGSGSMTDNMQAEVESMIEQKTEIRNLESKAEANEDKDKSDEATKDVVDTAPSHHKVVSSLSDCGGIEPPVASTQDHSSDAQDKAGENISLPNIHVSSAHLKAGALVSDATAPQPSPSFHGHSSNAHIKVGQFVSEVTAPLLSPNVYGHASDSHIKIGEHVSDVDAPLHSSDVHGHSSDAHIKVGENVSEVVAPLATANIHGHVSDAHIRVGEHVSDVVAPLPSPNVHGHSSDAHIKVGENVSDVVAPLPSPSIHGHSSDANIKVGEFVSNIPEARLRWSKHGHASDCTLQPGCAVSGTEPAISALPGSSYGHSSDSALGTGCVVSGDEPKRSLSGSAYGHSSDSNLGIGCIVSKTEPLPSPLPGSAYGHSSDSTLGVGCVVLGMEPEPSGLPGSTYGHSSDSSLAVGCIVKGKGGGNQQKTEDNEDDYKSDRPGEQLVESTASWAAGFGLTPGEKSEQEYLLALCAQYQVEYYEDCYNLMASSPECQLLKQVTRGPWGLPMDPTLRRATDTTAVQLSEMVSLPVLIKHSVTTPLITHVSLVNKAVVDYFFVELGVERHFEALRHFLLMEDGEFAQSLSDLLFEKLGSGQTPGELLTPLVLNSILSKALQYSLHGDTPLAGNFTFALRFLPETFHPHAPDSLNCLELRYKVDWPLNIIITDSCMNKYNRLFSFLLQLKHMVWSLREVWFHLKRTALVKGAGRSVQFRQLQLYRHEMQHFVKVIQGYIANQILQVSWSEFTAKLATASDLDAIHRTHADYLNRAIFRGLLTEKAAPVMNIIHSIFSLILKFRAQLIAQPWDSQQGEAVHPSFIAMQQSYNTFKYYSHFLFKVVTKLVNRGYQPHLEDFLLRINFNNYYKDS